The genomic window tcaatcagGTCATTGCTGATCTGTGGCTGAATCCAtccctttggcccatatcctttcacACTTGCTCAATAGAAATGTATCTGTTTAAAACGAAAAACTGATCCAGAATCATTCAGGAGAAACCCATGAAGAGAAAATTTGGGAATGTATCATGGATGTGATTGGCCAGCCTGACTCATTTATGATGTTttggtttggaaaattaaaacaaagaaaaATCAATTATCCAGTaccctgctgtttgtggaagagagttccaaacctctatcaccctttgtgtgtggaagtgcttccgAACATGCCTTCTGAATAGTCTGGACACTAATTCTCAGACTGCGTCCCAAGTTCTCGAAGTCCCAACCATCGGAAATCATTTATCTTTATCTTCCCCTGTCTTTTGCTGTTAAtgtcttgaagactttgatcagatcaccctttAATCTTGTAAAttcaagagaaaacaggaaattatgtggatcttttttctttattctccCTTTACATGGAAAACCTTTCAGTTGTTAGATTCTCCAAACACCAACCCAGTGAAGAACTGGCTGAGCAAATTGGAATGACTCGTGGCTCAGAGACTTAGAATTTGTCATTGGGATGTGGTATACTCTAATTTCTTGAACTACAGGACTGCATAATTCACTTTTTTGCTGAATGACTGCAGCTGTGTTGAGTTTCTTTTTAACTTTCCACTTTGTTCCTTTCAAAGTGCATCTGAGATGTTTCAGTTACTGGATCTCAGATGTATTTTGCTTGTGCTGCAGATCTATCCCACTCTGTCCGAGTATCATGAACTACAGTACAGATTAACTGAGGCACCTGCGTGGTTACAATATTGATTTGTACTTCATATTTAGAAAATCTGGATTTAAGTAATATTTTAAATACAGTCATAAATCTCAAACATGGCGATTTGATGCTTCCAACAAGTTTAACATTTTGGGCCTTTCAAGCAGTGAGAGAAAATTAGAAGACATGAGTGGTAGTTTTGAGTTAATTTTGTTGAGCTTACATTATggctttattcattcacaggccaATACGACACAATGAGATTTTGCCTCCAGAAAAGGGTCGTGAGGTCGCCAAGGAATTGGGAATCCCCTATTATGAAACCAGCGTGGTGGCCCAATTTGGCATTAAAGATGTTTTCGATAATGCCATCAGAGCTGCCTTAATTTCCAGGCGGCACCTCCAGTTCTGGAAGTCACATCTGAGGAATGTTCAAAAGCCTTTACTGCAGGCCCCGTTTCTGCCTCCCAAGCCACCTCCCCCCATCATCACTGTCCCAGATCCCCCCAAAACCAATGAAGAGCATCCCGCCCACTTATTGGCCAATCCTCTTTGTGCAGATGTCATCCTGGTGCTTCAAGACAAGGTTAAAATCTATGCCCACAAGATTTATTTGTCTACCTCCTCCTCGAAATTTTATGACTTGTTTCTAATGGACCTCAATGAAGAGCCAGAGTCTGGCAGTGAAAGAGCAGTGAGCCACAATGACAGGCAGGGCAGGGAACACTTAATGAGAGCTGCTAGTTTTGACGTCAGTGAAAGTACAGATGAAGTACCAACCACCCAACCATTATCCAATCTTCGAGCCTCTACCAGTGATGGCATCTTGAAACTCAATGCCTGTGATCACAGTGCCAGAGCAAAAGCATGGCTCAAAAGAAGAAAGATATTATCAACGTGGAGCAGAGCTTTTATCAGCATCCAGGAAGAGATGGCTGAAGATCCCATCACGCTGAACAATCGGCTGATGACTGTTGTCAGGATGGACTACTCTGTTCACCCTGATGCGTTCAGTGCTGTCATGCATTACTTGTACACTGGCCAGCTGGATGAGAATGAGAAGGAGCTGATGCAGATAGCCCACATTGCAGAGCTGCTGGAGGTTTTTGACCTGCGTATGATGGTCGCCAATATTTTAAACAATGAGGCCTTCATGAACCAAGAGATTACCAAAGCATTCCACGTGAGGAGGGCAAATCGTGTCAAAGAATGCCTTGCCAAGGGGACCTTCTCAGGTAAACCTGTTTGGTGTGCTTTCAATGTGTGTTTCAAAAACAGCAAAAAAAACCCTGTAAATCTGAAAATGTAACTCCAGTCTGCCCAGACCAGTCATCTCGTAGCTTCCTTGGTTTTGAGTtgtttctgtccccagttcaaCAGTGTTTAGCCAGTCAATATATTTGAAATGGCAATTTCATCAGAGGACCTGAGGCAGTGCATGGATGAACATTGATCAGAAACATGGATTTATAATCATAACCCTAACTTCAGTTCCACATCTTGGCAAAATAACACTGTTTCTTTTGTTTTATACCTTCGGGACAAACATTCAGACTGTTAAGTCCTCTGCCTACAAGGTTTCTGAGGCAGAGGCTTGAGAGTTTTTTGACTTCGAAAACTTGCTTTCCATTTCTCCAGCACTATgccttagtggttagcactgctgcctcacggcaccagggaccactgtctgtttggagtttgcacattctccttaagtcagtgtgggtttcctctgtatgctctggtttcctcccaaagtccaaagatgtgcaccttagttggattggccatgctaaattgtccattgtgcaGAGGTGTGCAGGCTatatgggttagccatgggaaatggagggtaacaggaaaggggtggggggaggtgtaagtgggatgctgttcagagaatcagtgtaaacttgatagactgaatggcctgcttccacactgtaaggattctgtgattGATGAGCTGACAGATGCTCACAGCATTGAGTGTGTTGAAGATATGCATTGCCCCAGTGTTCTATTTTGATTATGTTTTTGTGGAATGATGCCAGTTTAATGGGAAGGTGTTTCTCTGTACAGAGGTGTGTGTACTTGGCTGATGCTGCACTGAACATAAAGCAGGGATGTACCTTTAAGGTTCtggaaggctctggtcagaccacatttggagtattgtgtgcggttttgcgccccatatctcaggaaggatgtactaatcttggagcatgttcagagaaggttcatgagaatggtcccaagaATGAAAAGCTGGAATATGAGGAACTTTGGAGACTTTGCATCTGTACtcagttcagaaggatgagggggaatcgaATTGTaacgtacagaatactgaatggcctggacagagtagattttgagaagatgtttccattgggaggagagactaggacctgagggtacagccttagaggaaagggaagacctttcagaacggagataaggagaaacctcttcagccagagagtgggggatcGATGGGATTCACTGTCACAGAAGGTTTtgggggccaggtcattgagtatatttaagacggagatcAAAAGGTGATAGGGGATGAAGGGTTAATGGAGAGAAAGGacttgagaaacttatcagccatgattgaatggtggagctaagtcaatgggctgaatggcctcatttctgctcctgtgtcttatgctCTGACAAATCTGAGAATGCTGATCTCGTGAATCTGGATGCTCACTTTGGACAGCGGTTGGGGGCTTTGGTGGGGCAGTCATTGACCAAAACAATCCGACAACTGGGGACCTGAAAGAGGCCTGGTTCCACTGCTTGTAAATGGAGGAGTGTGTGTTGTACCTCACACTGCAAAGCAATTTCTTTGTGGCCTGTAACATTTTAatcacgttcctgatgaagggtttttgcctgaaatgtcaactgtcctgctccttgaatgccgCCTTACCTACTgttctttcccagcaccacactttttgaccgtAACATTTTAATGTTCATCATGGGCTCATCGTGACTAACTGCAGCTGCCTAACTTAGTGCCTGCCTCTCGAGCAGGATGTCTAGGTCGCTGTGTCCGTGAAAAATTGCTTCTTCGCAATAATATAAGCTGAGTGCAGAACGCAACATAGCAGAACTGTACAGGTTGAAAGCCCAGAGTACATCATGATGTTGAATACACTGATTGAGATAAGATTGATGACTGTTTGGTTTCAGTGGTTTAAATCTGGCCACTGTGTATCTCAGCAGGATTTTCTTTTTGCAATGAAGGCTGTTCAGCTGCTTTGATTGTCACCCTGCAAAACACCAGCCTCGCCAACTCCTTATTGTTTTGTCAGATAGGGTTAGGGGTAATAAAATTAATGCAAAGTTGCCATGTCAATCTTGTGTCTTCCTTTTAACTTCTTGTTGGTGATGAGCCTCGATGCCAAGATAAAACTAAAATTGCCCTTCACAATCTtgaggaaagcacagcaggtctggcatcatcacAATCTTGAGCCTGTTCCCTTTAATCACCTTTGAAAGAAGCTGACAATATTATCCTGACTTCACTTACTATAATCTAACAGGTATTGTAGACCTCAGCCAGGTCCCTGTGTCTCTTCCTGAGGTGGAAGGCGAACTTGGCAATGTGTTTCTTCCTATTAGCCTTCATCACTGTAAATGAACCTTGATTCCTAACTCCCAGTGTGAGTAGTCAGCGTGGATGTTGGATATGACTGTGATGCAAACCTTCAAATAAAATTGTGTTGAGTAATTAGAGTCCAAGAATACGTGTTTTGCTGACAAGAATGAACCTTGACAGTTGATGCCTTGTGTATGACGTTTACAATGTGCTTTTGGAGACAGGTAGTGCTGGATTAAAGTCTATTCTTGCTTGTGAAATGAGAATGAGGCATGCAGATTGAGATGCAGATAGGTGATGGTATAAAACAATTGCAGAACAGCCTCAAG from Chiloscyllium punctatum isolate Juve2018m chromosome 35, sChiPun1.3, whole genome shotgun sequence includes these protein-coding regions:
- the LOC140459621 gene encoding rho-related BTB domain-containing protein 2-like isoform X3, which translates into the protein MWYQEIKHFCPRAPVILVGCQLDLRYTDLEAVNRARRPLARPIRHNEILPPEKGREVAKELGIPYYETSVVAQFGIKDVFDNAIRAALISRRHLQFWKSHLRNVQKPLLQAPFLPPKPPPPIITVPDPPKTNEEHPAHLLANPLCADVILVLQDKVKIYAHKIYLSTSSSKFYDLFLMDLNEEPESGSERAVSHNDRQGREHLMRAASFDVSESTDEVPTTQPLSNLRASTSDGILKLNACDHSARAKAWLKRRKILSTWSRAFISIQEEMAEDPITLNNRLMTVVRMDYSVHPDAFSAVMHYLYTGQLDENEKELMQIAHIAELLEVFDLRMMVANILNNEAFMNQEITKAFHVRRANRVKECLAKGTFSDVVFKLDDGTICAHKPLLISSCDWMAAMFGGPFMESSTKEVYFPNTYKSCMQAVLEYLYTGQFCSSPDLDSMELIVLANRLCLPHLVALTEQYTVMGLIEATHQGVDIDGDVLLYLEMAQFHCAHQLAEWCLHHICTNYNNVCRKFPREMKAKSPENQDYFEKHRWPPVWFLKEDDHYQRARKERDKEDYLCQKRQLKRKWFFWNSSSPSAASSSSTVV
- the LOC140459621 gene encoding rho-related BTB domain-containing protein 2-like isoform X2, whose product is MDTNMDYERPNVETIKCVVVGDNAVGKTRLICARACNTTLTQYQLLATHVPTVWAIDQYRVCQEVLERSRDVVDDVSVSLRLWDTFGDHHKDRRFAYGRSDVVVLCFSIANPNSLHHVKTMWYQEIKHFCPRAPVILVGCQLDLRYTDLEAVNRARRPLARPIRHNEILPPEKGREVAKELGIPYYETSVVAQFGIKDVFDNAIRAALISRRHLQFWKSHLRNVQKPLLQAPFLPPKPPPPIITVPDPPKTNEEHPAHLLANPLCADVILVLQDKVKIYAHKIYLSTSSSKFYDLFLMDLNEEPESGSERAVSHNDRQGREHLMRAASFDVSESTDEVPTTQPLSNLRASTSDGILKLNACDHSARAKAWLKRRKILSTWSRAFISIQEEMAEDPITLNNRLMTVVRMDYSVHPDAFSAVMHYLYTGQLDENEKELMQIAHIAELLEVFDLRMMVANILNNEAFMNQEITKAFHVRRANRVKECLAKGTFSDVVFKLDDGTICAHKPLLISSCDWMAAMFGGPFMESSTKEVYFPNTYKSCMQAVLEYLYTGQFCSSPDLDSMELIVLANRLCLPHLVALTEQYTVMGLIEATHQGVDIDGDVLLYLEMAQKTRTTLKSTAGLLSGS